The following proteins come from a genomic window of Anaerobutyricum hallii:
- a CDS encoding IS3 family transposase, producing the protein MTTKEIPASVGARLLDINRTSIYYKGAPISDEELACKEIIDHLHTDNPTWGARQMSAQLKTRGYQVGRRKARRYMNEMDIYPIYPKMNLSKRMQQAKVCPYLLRNAVIDKPNQAWSIDITYIPIKRGFLYLTAVIDWYSRCIVGWEVDDTLDTRMVISALKKAFKVAKPQILNSDQGCQFTSQQYIDFVKENGIRQSMDGKSRWADNIMIERWFRSFKYEEAYLTQYNNIREARAAIRQYIHTYNFERRHSALDYQTPAECYYPAMLMPYVA; encoded by the coding sequence TTGACGACTAAGGAAATTCCGGCTTCTGTTGGCGCCAGGTTGCTTGACATCAACCGTACAAGCATTTATTACAAGGGTGCCCCTATTTCAGATGAGGAACTGGCCTGCAAAGAGATCATTGATCATCTCCATACAGATAATCCCACTTGGGGCGCAAGACAAATGTCTGCACAGTTAAAAACCCGTGGTTACCAGGTTGGACGCCGCAAGGCAAGACGCTACATGAATGAGATGGATATTTACCCGATTTATCCAAAGATGAATCTTTCCAAGCGAATGCAGCAGGCGAAAGTATGTCCATATCTTCTTCGTAATGCGGTCATAGACAAACCAAATCAGGCATGGTCTATTGACATTACATATATTCCGATCAAGCGCGGATTTCTGTATCTGACAGCCGTGATCGACTGGTATAGCCGTTGTATTGTCGGCTGGGAAGTGGATGACACACTTGATACCAGAATGGTTATCAGTGCCCTGAAAAAAGCTTTCAAAGTGGCAAAACCTCAGATCTTGAATTCAGATCAGGGTTGTCAGTTTACAAGTCAGCAATACATTGACTTTGTAAAGGAAAACGGTATCCGCCAGAGTATGGATGGAAAAAGCCGCTGGGCAGACAACATCATGATTGAGCGCTGGTTCCGCAGCTTCAAGTATGAGGAAGCCTATCTGACACAGTACAACAACATCAGGGAAGCAAGGGCTGCTATCAGACAGTATATCCACACCTACAACTTTGAGCGACGCCATTCTGCACTTGATTACCAAACACCGGCTGAATGCTACTATCCGGCAATGTTGATGCCATATGTAGCTTAG
- a CDS encoding RrF2 family transcriptional regulator → MRISTKGRYALRLMLDIAMNDAEGKPVRVKDIAKRQEVSGKYLEQIVSVLTKAGYLRSIRGPQGGYLLTKHPDEYTVGMILRITEGSMEPVPCLEEGSEVCERMEECITIPLWRKLNEAISGVLDHTTLADLIEWHYAKNGNDYVI, encoded by the coding sequence ATGAGGATTTCAACAAAAGGTAGATATGCTCTTCGTTTAATGCTTGATATTGCTATGAATGATGCAGAAGGGAAGCCAGTGAGAGTGAAAGATATTGCCAAACGGCAGGAAGTGTCCGGGAAGTATCTGGAGCAGATTGTTTCGGTACTGACCAAGGCAGGATATTTGAGAAGTATTCGTGGCCCTCAGGGTGGATATCTCCTCACAAAGCATCCGGATGAGTATACGGTAGGTATGATTCTGCGAATTACAGAAGGCAGTATGGAGCCGGTTCCTTGTCTGGAAGAAGGAAGTGAAGTTTGCGAAAGAATGGAAGAATGCATAACGATTCCTCTCTGGAGAAAGCTGAACGAGGCAATCAGCGGGGTGCTTGACCATACGACATTAGCTGATTTGATTGAATGGCATTATGCGAAGAATGGAAATGATTATGTGATTTAA
- a CDS encoding EutP/PduV family microcompartment system protein, whose amino-acid sequence MRKIIFIGRSEAGKTTLTQAMKGKKIVYHKTQYINHYDVIIDTPGEYAETKELAGSLAVYSAEADVVGLLISATEPFSLYPPNVTAQSNREVVGIVTKCDHWAANPEQAADWLRLAGCKKIFMTSSFTGEGIADIISYLKEEHDKLPWEEVKAQYDHLGYGKGESDQQLNLNGVIV is encoded by the coding sequence ATGCGAAAGATAATATTTATTGGAAGAAGTGAGGCGGGGAAAACAACACTCACACAGGCGATGAAAGGCAAGAAGATTGTTTATCATAAAACACAGTATATTAATCACTATGATGTGATTATAGACACACCGGGTGAATATGCCGAAACAAAGGAACTTGCCGGTTCCCTCGCTGTATATAGTGCAGAAGCAGACGTAGTAGGTCTTTTGATCAGCGCAACAGAACCGTTTTCCCTATATCCGCCAAACGTAACAGCGCAATCTAATAGAGAAGTAGTTGGAATCGTAACGAAGTGTGACCATTGGGCAGCGAACCCAGAGCAGGCCGCTGACTGGCTAAGACTTGCCGGTTGTAAGAAAATCTTTATGACAAGCTCATTTACAGGCGAAGGTATCGCAGATATAATTTCCTATCTGAAAGAGGAACATGATAAGCTTCCATGGGAAGAAGTCAAGGCACAGTACGACCATCTTGGCTATGGAAAAGGAGAAAGCGATCAACAGCTTAATCTTAACGGCGTAATCGTATAA
- a CDS encoding GNAT family N-acetyltransferase, with product MKIRIATPEDASAIQSIYRYYVEHTAITFELEVPSVEEFQGRIKKTLERYPYLVAEEDRAILGYAYAGIFYDRRAYDWSAEMSVYVQKGIHGKGVGTALYEKMEELLKKQHIVNLFACITHPNAESEVFHAARGYERKAHFEKCGYKMGQWWDIVWMQKIIAPHDEAPEPFQRFTGGF from the coding sequence ATGAAGATACGAATCGCTACGCCGGAGGATGCTTCTGCTATTCAGAGTATTTATCGGTATTATGTAGAACATACAGCGATAACTTTTGAATTGGAAGTTCCATCGGTGGAGGAGTTTCAGGGAAGAATTAAGAAGACCTTGGAGCGGTATCCTTATTTGGTGGCTGAAGAGGATCGTGCGATTCTTGGATATGCGTATGCAGGAATTTTTTATGACAGAAGGGCATATGACTGGTCAGCGGAGATGTCGGTTTATGTGCAGAAGGGGATTCATGGGAAAGGTGTTGGTACGGCTCTTTATGAGAAGATGGAAGAGTTGTTGAAAAAGCAGCATATCGTGAATTTGTTTGCATGCATTACCCATCCGAATGCAGAGAGTGAAGTGTTCCATGCAGCACGTGGATATGAGAGGAAAGCGCATTTTGAGAAATGTGGATATAAGATGGGGCAGTGGTGGGATATTGTGTGGATGCAGAAGATAATTGCGCCGCATGATGAAGCGCCGGAACCTTTTCAAAGATTTACAGGAGGATTTTAA
- a CDS encoding phosphatase PAP2 family protein translates to MTEKLKNYKHGLLLLYFPFYLAAFSYLEKRVPDQLHIIDCAIDRYIPFIEVFIIPYLLWFAYIAIAGIYFFFQEKESFCKLMYFGMIGMTIFIIVSYVYPNGLELRPDTFTRDNIFIQLTRKIYSMDTPTNVLPSIHVFNSMAVYFAVKNSPYLKEKKVIRGAAFFMTTSIILSTMFLKQHSVVDVLTALILSYVSYDIIYNERTEKIKEGLEELKFRRKRKEFSKF, encoded by the coding sequence ATGACAGAAAAATTAAAGAATTATAAGCATGGTTTACTCCTGCTATACTTTCCGTTTTATTTAGCGGCATTTTCCTATTTAGAAAAAAGAGTGCCGGATCAATTACATATTATTGACTGTGCGATTGATCGGTATATTCCCTTTATAGAAGTATTTATCATACCGTATCTTTTATGGTTTGCGTATATTGCAATAGCAGGTATTTACTTTTTCTTCCAGGAAAAGGAATCCTTTTGTAAGTTAATGTATTTTGGCATGATTGGAATGACGATATTTATTATTGTTTCTTATGTATATCCGAATGGCTTAGAACTTCGGCCAGACACATTTACAAGAGACAATATCTTTATACAGCTTACCAGAAAGATCTACTCGATGGATACGCCGACAAATGTACTTCCGAGCATTCATGTGTTTAACTCGATGGCAGTGTATTTTGCCGTAAAAAACAGTCCGTATCTGAAAGAAAAGAAAGTGATAAGAGGAGCGGCTTTTTTTATGACTACTTCTATTATCCTGTCCACCATGTTTTTAAAACAGCATTCCGTTGTGGATGTACTTACTGCATTGATTTTATCTTATGTAAGTTATGATATTATTTATAATGAAAGAACAGAAAAGATAAAAGAAGGATTAGAAGAACTAAAATTTCGCAGAAAACGCAAAGAATTCTCCAAATTTTGA
- a CDS encoding putative ABC transporter permease, translating to MIGQYTTQQWLLYFYVYCFLGWIFESCYVSFRKKQWVNRGFLHGPFLPIYGSGAVMMLFVSEPFKDNLILTYFAGVVGATLLELVTGAAMEALLKVRYWDYSNQKFNYKGYICLSSSVAWGFLTILMNEVFHPAILHVLAVVPKMTDEIFVWVVSAGLAVDLCISVRDAIDLRNILVGMENVRKEVVILRKRADVVIAVLDQEWREYVKNHPAVERMDEIGKEIELRLAKMREMAELPRLPEHQKLEMLDMKERIGKLKERNFRLKRKGTGNVRMLIKGNPTMVSPKYTDAFNQLKGYLADFEEKRKGKK from the coding sequence ATGATAGGACAGTATACAACACAACAGTGGCTTTTATATTTTTATGTGTATTGTTTTCTTGGGTGGATTTTTGAATCCTGCTATGTATCATTTAGAAAAAAACAGTGGGTAAACAGAGGATTTCTCCATGGACCGTTTTTACCTATTTACGGAAGTGGAGCAGTGATGATGCTCTTTGTGTCAGAACCATTTAAAGATAATCTGATACTCACCTATTTTGCAGGTGTGGTGGGTGCAACGCTGCTGGAGCTGGTAACCGGAGCAGCAATGGAAGCATTGCTTAAAGTAAGATACTGGGATTATTCCAACCAAAAGTTTAATTACAAAGGATATATCTGTCTGTCCTCTTCGGTTGCCTGGGGATTTTTGACGATATTGATGAACGAAGTATTCCATCCGGCAATCTTACACGTGCTTGCCGTCGTGCCAAAGATGACAGATGAAATCTTTGTGTGGGTAGTAAGTGCAGGTCTTGCGGTCGATCTGTGTATTTCTGTACGTGATGCAATTGATCTTAGAAATATTCTTGTTGGAATGGAAAATGTACGAAAAGAAGTGGTTATATTAAGAAAGAGAGCAGATGTTGTTATCGCTGTTCTTGATCAGGAGTGGAGAGAATATGTTAAGAACCATCCGGCAGTAGAGCGTATGGATGAAATAGGAAAAGAAATAGAACTGCGTCTGGCTAAGATGAGAGAAATGGCAGAGCTTCCAAGGCTTCCAGAACATCAGAAACTCGAAATGCTTGATATGAAAGAAAGAATCGGAAAGTTAAAAGAACGTAATTTCCGCCTGAAAAGAAAGGGAACCGGCAATGTCCGAATGCTTATTAAAGGAAACCCTACTATGGTCTCTCCAAAGTATACGGATGCCTTTAATCAGTTAAAAGGATACTTAGCGGATTTTGAAGAAAAAAGAAAAGGGAAAAAATAA
- a CDS encoding DUF3427 domain-containing protein: MAVHKKADGIYEEIISQKLQKKLVDIEPEYKFTEKLDSNEAPAILADYAAKLIKHRLQMIQENEGKISDQIRLVNKLIDVIADNTMDYQNEKVADPGEQLKALLQNNPITKVTKMKASDLIRPVTSIADSSLFTGAGREPNMSSEINKEIASCDRIDMMVSFIRWSGVVLILDELKKFVESGKKLRVITTSYMGATELRAIEELSKLPNTEIKVSFDGDRTRLHAKVYIFHRESGYSTAYVGSSNLTAPAMTSGCEWNVKVTKSDLPEIFSKIEASYSGYWNSKEFEDYSEDKREALKEALSRSGKRDRAVGVKRSFYFDIYPYPYQQAILDKLDAERNIRNSYRNLICAATGTGKTLISAFDYRKQCGIKKKKLKLLFVAHRREILEQSLECYREVLKDSEFGDVFYSGQEPDQVDYLFASVDILNSRKFTELNSDYYDYIVLDECHHLAAKSYRMLFDHFTPEFFLGLTATPERMDGESILPYFNNKLAAEIRLPEAINRKLLCPFQYFGVADSIDLSNLKWTRGGYDKSELENVYALSRGIADKRAKLIIQSIHKYVADIDAVKGLVFCVSIEHAKYMTEKLNEVDIATTYLTGSSTDKERMLAKQKLQDGELKFICVVDLYNEGVDIKQINTVLFLRPTESLTVFLQQLGRGLRLSEGKDCLTVLDFIGQANKRYSFENKYASLLQKNNQGMKKEVEAEFPHLPRGCYIKLEKKAKERILSNIRSFLNGKAGVISKLTTFEEDTGTKVSLRRFLDYYSMTPKMIYTHKITVTGTVKNMSSNIDQEMWKKLFRLSSVDSASCLQYLINNIETIGKLRGADITQKEWSFLKLAYATFIDNCVPKNDEDILITLKTYLNNNIEYIPEIIDVLQYSFEHVDFLEKDSGLPYENALYVYSTYTRAQALALLDYWKTSSEGVTRVKDKRATCLFVTLNKGNSYYSPSTAYHDYSINEELFHWQSQNATASNTSVGQRYIHHEEQKEDILLFVREQKDDSYGSVPFMFLGKAKYVSHQGDKPMSIVWKLENKIPAKFIDVTDKLGIG, encoded by the coding sequence ATGGCTGTTCATAAGAAAGCGGATGGTATCTATGAAGAAATAATATCTCAAAAATTACAAAAAAAATTAGTTGATATAGAACCAGAATACAAATTCACAGAGAAATTAGATTCTAATGAAGCACCAGCTATCCTTGCAGATTATGCTGCAAAGCTTATAAAGCATAGACTTCAAATGATTCAGGAGAACGAAGGAAAAATTTCTGATCAAATAAGATTAGTTAATAAATTGATAGATGTTATAGCGGATAATACTATGGATTATCAAAATGAGAAAGTTGCAGATCCGGGTGAACAACTCAAAGCATTGTTGCAGAATAATCCAATAACAAAAGTTACAAAGATGAAGGCGAGTGACTTAATAAGGCCAGTAACGTCTATTGCGGATAGTTCTTTGTTCACAGGTGCAGGACGTGAACCGAATATGAGTAGTGAAATCAATAAAGAAATTGCATCATGTGATCGGATTGATATGATGGTTTCTTTTATTAGATGGAGTGGGGTGGTTTTGATTCTAGATGAACTAAAAAAGTTTGTTGAAAGTGGAAAAAAATTAAGAGTTATTACTACTTCATATATGGGGGCGACAGAATTACGAGCAATTGAAGAGTTATCTAAATTGCCCAATACGGAAATAAAGGTTTCGTTTGATGGAGATAGAACTCGATTACATGCCAAGGTCTATATTTTTCATCGTGAATCTGGATATTCAACTGCATATGTAGGATCTTCAAACTTAACTGCACCAGCTATGACCAGTGGATGTGAATGGAATGTTAAGGTTACAAAAAGCGATCTTCCGGAAATATTTAGTAAAATTGAAGCTAGTTATTCTGGTTATTGGAATTCAAAAGAATTTGAAGATTACTCTGAAGACAAAAGAGAGGCTTTAAAGGAAGCATTAAGCAGATCTGGAAAACGAGATAGGGCTGTTGGTGTAAAGCGTAGTTTTTATTTTGATATATACCCGTATCCATACCAACAGGCCATTCTCGATAAACTTGATGCTGAAAGAAATATACGTAATTCTTATAGAAATTTGATTTGTGCTGCAACTGGAACTGGAAAGACACTAATTTCAGCTTTTGATTATAGAAAACAGTGTGGAATTAAAAAGAAAAAATTAAAGCTGTTGTTTGTTGCACATAGACGAGAAATCTTAGAGCAGAGTTTAGAATGTTATAGAGAAGTGTTGAAAGATTCTGAATTTGGCGACGTGTTTTACTCTGGCCAGGAACCAGATCAAGTAGATTATCTTTTTGCATCGGTTGATATACTTAATAGTCGCAAATTTACAGAATTGAATAGCGATTACTATGACTATATTGTTTTAGATGAATGTCATCATTTGGCAGCTAAATCTTATAGAATGTTATTTGACCATTTCACACCAGAATTTTTTCTAGGATTAACTGCAACGCCTGAGAGAATGGATGGAGAAAGTATTCTTCCGTATTTCAATAATAAGCTTGCAGCTGAGATTAGACTTCCCGAAGCAATAAACCGGAAATTGTTATGTCCTTTTCAGTATTTTGGCGTAGCTGATTCTATAGATCTAAGCAATTTGAAGTGGACTCGTGGTGGCTATGATAAAAGTGAACTTGAAAATGTTTATGCATTAAGTAGAGGTATAGCAGATAAGCGTGCAAAACTGATAATCCAGTCTATACACAAATATGTTGCGGATATTGATGCTGTTAAAGGGCTGGTGTTCTGTGTTTCAATAGAACACGCAAAATACATGACAGAGAAACTTAATGAGGTGGATATTGCGACGACGTATTTGACAGGATCATCTACAGATAAAGAAAGAATGTTAGCGAAACAAAAACTTCAAGATGGGGAGTTGAAGTTTATTTGTGTTGTGGATTTATATAACGAAGGTGTTGATATTAAGCAGATCAATACAGTGCTGTTTTTACGTCCAACAGAAAGTTTGACTGTATTTCTTCAACAGTTAGGTCGTGGTTTACGACTTTCAGAGGGAAAAGATTGTTTAACTGTATTGGATTTTATAGGGCAGGCAAATAAACGATATAGCTTTGAAAATAAATATGCTTCTCTTCTTCAAAAGAATAATCAGGGAATGAAAAAAGAAGTCGAAGCAGAATTTCCGCATCTTCCAAGAGGATGCTATATCAAGTTAGAAAAGAAAGCAAAAGAAAGAATTCTTTCTAATATCAGAAGTTTCTTAAATGGAAAAGCAGGTGTAATTTCTAAGTTAACAACATTTGAGGAAGATACAGGAACCAAAGTATCACTTAGGAGATTCCTAGATTATTATTCGATGACACCTAAGATGATTTATACACATAAAATTACTGTTACTGGAACAGTCAAAAATATGTCTAGTAACATCGATCAAGAAATGTGGAAAAAGCTGTTCAGATTATCTTCGGTGGATTCAGCTAGCTGTCTTCAATATTTAATTAACAATATTGAAACAATTGGGAAATTACGTGGCGCAGATATAACACAAAAGGAATGGTCATTTTTGAAATTGGCATATGCAACATTTATTGATAATTGTGTACCTAAAAACGATGAAGATATATTAATTACGCTCAAAACTTATTTAAATAATAATATTGAATATATACCAGAGATCATAGATGTTCTTCAGTATAGTTTCGAACATGTAGATTTTCTTGAAAAAGATTCGGGATTACCATATGAGAATGCCTTATATGTATATTCTACGTATACAAGAGCACAAGCGTTGGCTTTATTAGATTATTGGAAAACATCTTCAGAAGGCGTGACAAGAGTAAAGGACAAGAGAGCGACATGTCTTTTTGTTACACTTAATAAAGGAAACAGTTATTATTCGCCTTCAACGGCATATCATGATTATTCAATTAACGAAGAACTATTTCATTGGCAATCACAAAATGCAACTGCGTCCAATACATCAGTTGGACAGAGATATATTCATCACGAAGAGCAAAAAGAAGATATCTTGCTTTTTGTACGAGAACAGAAAGATGATAGTTATGGATCTGTACCATTCATGTTCTTAGGTAAAGCAAAATATGTTAGTCATCAAGGAGATAAACCAATGAGTATTGTTTGGAAATTGGAAAATAAAATACCAGCTAAATTTATAGATGTGACAGATAAACTGGGCATCGGATAA
- a CDS encoding transposase, producing the protein MSRQRRNFNAKFKSDLVIELLKGEKDLNTLATENNIQPNLLRNWKKEFLNNASVVFDDKREENLKEKLAEERKEKAEYAKKVGQLTMQVDWLKKKSEEICGPDYESKFSPKPFDD; encoded by the coding sequence ATGTCCAGACAAAGAAGAAATTTTAATGCCAAATTCAAATCAGACCTTGTAATTGAGCTGCTTAAGGGTGAGAAAGATCTCAATACCCTTGCAACTGAAAATAACATCCAACCAAATCTGCTCCGCAACTGGAAAAAAGAGTTCTTGAACAATGCTTCGGTTGTGTTCGACGACAAGCGTGAGGAAAACCTCAAAGAAAAGCTTGCCGAAGAGCGTAAGGAGAAAGCGGAGTATGCCAAAAAGGTTGGTCAGTTAACCATGCAGGTTGACTGGCTCAAAAAAAAATCTGAAGAAATTTGTGGACCTGACTACGAGAGTAAGTTTAGTCCAAAACCTTTTGACGACTAA
- the drt2 gene encoding antiviral reverse transcriptase Drt2 translates to MDVKSWISDSKVIEKSKKGYAHFDLRTDISKVSEYITRPEKIEHHGFYPFIHYVMKMDKYNKKDGKDTKKREICYAAHLDRCIYQYYSALLNEKYNLFLEKEELNMVPVAYRTNLQKSNIHIAKEVIDFIREQGEAYVLIGDFTGFFDNLDHNYLKKNWCTVMGVDSLPADHYAVFKNITKYSTWELEDLLRITGLDLKEFNKRKVALDKEEYRKYRKHIQKNKKSYQIPQGSPISAVLANIYMIEADKEVNNYVTLLKGLYRRYSDDFIVVIPKRNNDISVLQGIIDIIKGIPNLQLEPKKTQVFSVEDNIVKNIGNSLLDNANTSKSTINFLGFVFDGKKVSVRAKTISKYYYRMYRKAKPIANNPNNEGADNLYRIYSQHGASAKPGNFFTYINHAEEIFGQNELIGRDLKNHIPKIRKALKKFKER, encoded by the coding sequence ATGGATGTTAAATCTTGGATTTCTGATTCAAAAGTTATTGAAAAAAGCAAAAAAGGATATGCTCATTTTGATTTAAGAACCGATATTTCAAAAGTTTCAGAATATATTACTAGACCGGAGAAAATTGAACATCATGGTTTTTATCCTTTTATTCATTATGTTATGAAAATGGATAAATATAATAAAAAAGATGGGAAGGATACAAAAAAAAGAGAAATATGTTATGCAGCACATTTAGATAGATGTATTTATCAATATTATAGTGCTCTTTTAAATGAAAAATATAATTTATTTTTAGAAAAAGAAGAACTAAACATGGTTCCAGTTGCATATCGTACAAATTTGCAAAAGAGTAATATACATATTGCAAAAGAAGTTATTGATTTTATACGAGAACAGGGTGAAGCGTATGTGCTGATTGGAGATTTTACGGGTTTTTTTGACAATTTAGATCATAACTATTTAAAAAAGAATTGGTGCACTGTGATGGGGGTTGATTCTCTTCCAGCAGATCATTATGCGGTATTTAAAAATATAACTAAATATAGTACTTGGGAATTAGAAGATTTGCTAAGAATAACTGGATTGGATCTAAAAGAGTTTAATAAAAGAAAAGTAGCACTAGATAAAGAAGAATATAGAAAATACCGTAAACACATTCAAAAAAATAAAAAATCATATCAGATTCCACAGGGTTCGCCAATTAGTGCAGTATTAGCCAATATTTATATGATAGAGGCAGATAAAGAGGTTAATAATTATGTGACTTTATTAAAGGGATTATATAGAAGATATAGCGATGATTTTATTGTTGTAATTCCTAAAAGAAATAATGACATTTCAGTGTTACAGGGAATTATAGATATAATAAAAGGAATTCCTAATTTACAGTTAGAACCAAAAAAAACACAAGTGTTTTCTGTTGAAGATAATATTGTAAAAAATATAGGAAATAGCTTGTTAGATAATGCTAATACTAGTAAATCAACAATTAATTTTCTTGGTTTTGTTTTCGATGGAAAGAAAGTGTCAGTCAGAGCAAAGACGATAAGTAAATATTATTATAGAATGTACAGAAAAGCAAAGCCTATTGCAAATAATCCTAATAATGAGGGTGCAGATAATTTATATAGAATATATTCTCAACATGGTGCTTCGGCAAAACCAGGTAATTTTTTTACATACATAAATCATGCAGAAGAAATTTTTGGGCAGAATGAATTGATTGGTCGTGACTTGAAAAATCATATTCCTAAGATTAGAAAAGCTTTAAAAAAATTCAAAGAAAGATAA
- a CDS encoding M48 family metallopeptidase: MKVTVIRSNRKTVAIQVNSDLSVTVRAPRSASEKDIEEILKKKEAWISKHIEKIKKTKERLEAEPTEKLTREKVIALAEEALEVIPTRVEYFARVIGVTYGKITIRNQKTRWGSCSSKGNLNFNCLLMLAPPEVLDYVVVHELCHRKQMNHSKAFWSEVEKVLPDYKEARKWLKEEGSQMITLFL, encoded by the coding sequence ATGAAAGTTACAGTAATCAGATCAAACAGGAAAACAGTGGCTATTCAGGTGAATTCTGATCTAAGTGTCACTGTAAGGGCTCCGCGTAGTGCTTCAGAGAAAGACATTGAAGAGATTCTTAAAAAGAAGGAAGCCTGGATAAGTAAACATATTGAAAAAATTAAGAAAACCAAGGAAAGGTTGGAAGCGGAACCTACAGAAAAGTTGACGCGTGAGAAAGTTATAGCGCTTGCGGAGGAGGCGCTTGAGGTTATTCCGACCAGAGTAGAATATTTTGCAAGAGTAATCGGAGTTACCTATGGAAAGATAACTATTAGAAATCAGAAGACAAGATGGGGAAGCTGCAGTAGTAAAGGAAATTTGAATTTTAACTGTCTTTTAATGCTGGCTCCTCCGGAAGTGTTAGATTATGTTGTGGTTCATGAATTGTGTCACAGAAAACAAATGAATCATTCTAAGGCGTTTTGGTCAGAGGTAGAGAAGGTGCTTCCTGATTATAAAGAAGCAAGGAAGTGGCTAAAAGAAGAAGGAAGCCAGATGATTACATTATTTCTATAA
- a CDS encoding helix-turn-helix domain-containing protein yields MRFVIEWREVVGRGREIKELREKMGMNRREFSDYYGIPYRTVQDWEAEKRQLPDYLLRLIKYRAKMEGMVKKDKS; encoded by the coding sequence ATGCGTTTTGTGATTGAATGGAGAGAGGTTGTGGGTAGAGGAAGAGAAATAAAAGAACTGCGAGAAAAAATGGGAATGAACCGCAGAGAATTCAGTGATTACTATGGAATACCATATCGTACGGTTCAGGACTGGGAAGCAGAAAAACGCCAATTGCCAGACTATCTGTTACGTTTGATTAAATATCGAGCAAAGATGGAGGGAATGGTGAAAAAAGATAAGTCGTAA
- a CDS encoding ketopantoate reductase family protein, translated as MKYIIIGAGGTGGILGFYMTKAGKDVTLIARNAHLEAMQKQGLSVEKMWINETESIPVGAESMESYEAKGEKADVILVCVKKYSLDSCIPFIQNISHKNTIVVPVLNVYGTGAYLQEKLPKVLVTDGCIYVSANIKQAGVLLQHGEILRVFFGVREKEDLKKLNGQLDGEYKAERLLKKIAQDFKDSGIDGILSDNIKRDALTKFSYVSPIGTAGLYLHAIAGDFQREGEARELFKTLIREIVTLANAMGITFEEDLVERNLKILSNLPEEATTSMQRDVIEGKQSEIDGLVYEVVRMAKKYGVEVSAYERAAEKFREMEVK; from the coding sequence ATGAAATACATAATCATCGGAGCAGGTGGAACAGGAGGAATACTTGGATTCTACATGACAAAGGCAGGAAAAGATGTAACACTTATCGCAAGAAATGCACATTTAGAAGCTATGCAAAAGCAGGGACTTTCTGTTGAAAAAATGTGGATAAACGAAACGGAAAGCATACCTGTCGGTGCAGAAAGTATGGAATCTTATGAGGCAAAAGGAGAAAAAGCAGATGTAATTCTCGTTTGTGTTAAAAAATATTCTCTCGATTCCTGCATTCCATTTATTCAAAACATTTCCCATAAAAATACGATAGTTGTTCCAGTATTAAATGTTTATGGAACAGGTGCGTATCTTCAGGAGAAACTTCCAAAGGTTCTTGTGACGGATGGATGCATCTACGTTTCTGCTAATATTAAACAGGCAGGAGTATTATTGCAGCATGGAGAAATATTAAGAGTATTTTTCGGTGTAAGGGAAAAGGAAGATTTGAAGAAATTAAATGGACAGTTGGATGGTGAATATAAAGCAGAAAGATTATTGAAAAAGATTGCACAAGATTTTAAAGACAGTGGAATTGATGGTATTTTATCAGATAACATAAAACGGGATGCCTTGACTAAGTTTTCCTATGTGTCTCCAATCGGAACCGCAGGACTTTATTTACACGCTATTGCAGGAGATTTCCAACGAGAAGGAGAAGCCAGGGAACTTTTTAAGACATTAATTCGAGAAATTGTTACACTAGCTAACGCAATGGGAATCACTTTTGAAGAAGACCTTGTAGAACGTAACTTAAAAATCCTTTCTAATTTGCCAGAAGAGGCAACAACATCTATGCAAAGAGATGTTATAGAAGGAAAACAGTCGGAAATTGATGGGCTGGTATATGAGGTTGTACGGATGGCCAAAAAGTATGGGGTAGAAGTGTCAGCGTATGAGAGAGCGGCAGAAAAGTTTCGGGAGATGGAGGTGAAATAG